A window of Haloarcula sp. DT43 genomic DNA:
AACAGCGGCACATGACGGACGTACTCGTCGTCGGCGGCGGCCCCGCCGGCCTGAGCGCCGCACTGTTCGCACAGAAGAACGGCCTGGAAACGACGGTCTTCGACACCGACGGGACCTGGATGCACAAGGCCCACCTGTTCAACTACCTCGGGGTCGGCTCCCATGACGGTTCCGCGTTCATGGAGACCGCCCGTACACAGGTCGATAGCTTCGGCGTCGACCGAAAGCAGGGCACGGAAGTAACCGACGTGGCACAGACCGAGTCCGGGTTCGAGGCCACGACCGCCGAGGAGACCTACGAGGCGGACTACCTCGTCCTCGCGACGGGTGCCAACCGCGACCTCGCGGAGTCGCTGGGCTGTGGGATGACCGACG
This region includes:
- a CDS encoding FAD-dependent oxidoreductase; translation: MTDVLVVGGGPAGLSAALFAQKNGLETTVFDTDGTWMHKAHLFNYLGVGSHDGSAFMETARTQVDSFGVDRKQGTEVTDVAQTESGFEATTAEETYEADYLVLATGANRDLAESLGCGMTDEDTVDVDVTMETSVDNAYATGGMVRAEEWQAVISAGDGAAAALNILTKEKGEHFHDFDTPADADALFGSEE